A single Lusitaniella coriacea LEGE 07157 DNA region contains:
- a CDS encoding enhanced serine sensitivity protein SseB C-terminal domain-containing protein: protein MSNSNSEPQNELDNSLAKAAIDPAHRPQFYRDFLQSNIYFIKESSTSEREFRIQPIEIEEKSYLPIFSSLDRLQEAVNGEIGYIAINAREFLEIIEGAEVVLNPASDYGKEFTQQEIQSILDGSLWQSTEDYVVREATEVYLGQPANYPRELVELLTHLFQRRDRVKKAYLAHFFDPQQDENPHTLIALEVNSEWEEVIAEAGLVAKEIEIPDPPLDFIQITGAGGGLEDYFIQNVKPFFEQIALS, encoded by the coding sequence ATGTCAAATTCAAATTCTGAACCTCAAAATGAACTAGACAATTCACTCGCTAAAGCGGCTATCGATCCAGCACATAGACCTCAGTTTTATCGAGATTTTTTACAATCAAATATATATTTCATTAAAGAAAGTTCAACCTCAGAACGCGAATTTCGGATTCAGCCTATTGAAATTGAGGAAAAATCCTATTTACCAATTTTCTCTTCCTTAGACAGATTACAGGAAGCGGTTAATGGAGAAATCGGTTATATCGCAATCAATGCACGGGAATTCCTAGAAATAATAGAAGGTGCAGAAGTTGTTTTGAACCCCGCCTCGGATTATGGAAAAGAATTTACTCAACAGGAAATCCAATCCATTCTTGATGGAAGTTTATGGCAGTCTACTGAGGATTATGTTGTTCGAGAAGCGACAGAAGTTTATCTAGGACAACCTGCAAATTATCCAAGAGAACTGGTTGAGTTGCTAACTCATTTATTTCAGCGCCGCGATCGCGTAAAAAAAGCATATCTCGCTCACTTCTTCGATCCACAGCAAGATGAAAACCCACATACACTGATTGCGTTGGAAGTCAACAGTGAATGGGAAGAAGTTATAGCAGAGGCGGGTCTTGTGGCGAAGGAGATTGAGATCCCCGACCCTCCCTTAGACTTTATCCAAATTACAGGCGCAGGGGGTGGTTTAGAAGACTACTTTATTCAAAATGTTAAACCTTTTTTTGAACAAATCGCGTTGAGCTAG